A part of Clostridium novyi genomic DNA contains:
- a CDS encoding FeoB-associated Cys-rich membrane protein — MEKLFVIILGILAVFILVRSFKKKASGGGCDCGSCSSHCAMYNLNSEKKDLEKDNIENNK, encoded by the coding sequence GTGGAAAAACTATTTGTAATAATACTCGGAATTCTTGCAGTTTTTATACTTGTAAGAAGTTTTAAGAAAAAAGCCTCTGGTGGTGGATGCGATTGTGGAAGTTGTTCATCTCACTGTGCTATGTATAATTTAAACTCAGAAAAAAAAGATTTAGAAAAAGATAACATAGAAAATAATAAATAA
- a CDS encoding ribonuclease H-like domain-containing protein, with protein MIEIQKEKILGLDANLYKNISLNNIIFFDIETTGFDKEKASVILISGGWFDENNKFIIKQYFAESLDEEVQLLESFKKDISKFHTWCSYNGKAFDEPFIKKRMDINNIDFIPPQNHIDLYRLIRPYYKQLGIERCNLKSVEKYLGIDRQDQIDGGVCVELYYEFLMNKDIKLRELIMLHNYEDVLNLPFIFKLTYDIKKDKNLKREDCITKRQLDYLRYLLRKNKITINGDLKMISKKAASKIIDSILRREIDICKFNDIINDSY; from the coding sequence ATGATTGAAATACAAAAGGAAAAAATATTAGGGTTAGATGCTAATTTATATAAAAATATTTCATTGAATAATATTATATTTTTTGATATAGAGACTACGGGTTTTGATAAAGAAAAGGCTAGTGTAATACTTATATCTGGAGGATGGTTTGATGAAAACAATAAGTTTATAATTAAACAGTATTTTGCAGAATCTCTAGATGAAGAAGTACAATTATTAGAAAGTTTTAAAAAAGATATTAGTAAATTTCATACATGGTGTTCTTATAATGGAAAAGCTTTTGATGAGCCTTTTATAAAGAAAAGAATGGATATAAATAATATAGATTTTATACCACCACAGAATCATATAGACTTATATAGATTAATAAGACCATATTATAAACAACTAGGTATTGAGAGATGTAATTTAAAAAGTGTAGAGAAATATTTAGGAATAGATAGACAAGATCAAATTGATGGTGGAGTATGTGTAGAATTATACTATGAATTTTTAATGAATAAAGACATAAAGTTAAGGGAATTGATAATGCTTCATAATTATGAAGATGTATTAAATTTACCATTTATATTTAAACTTACATATGATATAAAAAAAGATAAAAATTTAAAAAGAGAAGATTGTATTACTAAAAGACAATTAGATTATTTAAGATATTTATTAAGGAAAAATAAAATTACTATTAATGGTGATTTGAAGATGATTTCTAAAAAAGCAGCATCTAAAATTATAGATAGTATTCTAAGAAGAGAAATAGATATTTGTAAATTTAATGATATTATAAATGATAGTTACTAA
- a CDS encoding type I phosphomannose isomerase catalytic subunit encodes MYPLKFENLYYDKIWGGRDLERFRTNLPEGNIGESWDVACHKNGMSIVANGEFKGMRLDELIEKKGEKLLGTKIKKDWFPLLIKLINAKDKLSVQVHPNDEYGKKVENDMGKTEVWYVVEAFEGANLVVGTKGRCTKEEFKMAIENGELDNYLNRIPVKKGDVYLVKSGLVHAIGEGVIIAEIQQNSDTTYRVYDYNRGREIHVKKALDVIDLSLEGKRSKGIEIKKDGYTKTYLCFGKDFSLELYDINNYAEENSDEERFFIFTCVEGQGKISYEKGEQIINTGDSILIPASLGKYKFTGNMKILKSYVPNVEKVEKEISSVIKY; translated from the coding sequence ATGTATCCATTAAAATTTGAAAATTTATATTATGACAAAATATGGGGAGGAAGAGATTTAGAAAGATTTAGAACTAATTTACCAGAAGGTAATATTGGTGAAAGTTGGGATGTTGCATGTCATAAAAATGGCATGAGTATAGTAGCAAATGGTGAGTTTAAGGGTATGAGATTAGATGAGCTTATCGAAAAAAAAGGAGAAAAGCTATTAGGAACAAAAATAAAAAAAGATTGGTTTCCTCTTCTTATTAAACTTATAAATGCTAAAGATAAACTTTCAGTACAAGTTCATCCAAATGATGAATATGGTAAAAAAGTTGAAAATGATATGGGTAAAACAGAAGTATGGTATGTAGTTGAAGCTTTTGAAGGTGCTAACCTAGTAGTTGGAACTAAGGGGAGATGTACAAAGGAAGAATTTAAAATGGCTATAGAGAATGGAGAGCTTGATAACTATCTTAATAGAATACCTGTTAAAAAAGGTGATGTATATTTAGTAAAAAGTGGACTTGTTCATGCTATAGGTGAAGGTGTAATAATAGCGGAAATTCAGCAAAATAGTGATACTACTTATAGAGTATATGATTATAATAGAGGAAGAGAAATTCATGTAAAAAAAGCATTAGATGTTATAGATTTAAGTTTAGAAGGAAAAAGAAGTAAAGGTATAGAAATTAAAAAAGATGGATATACAAAGACATATTTATGTTTTGGAAAAGATTTTTCATTAGAACTTTATGATATTAACAATTATGCAGAAGAAAATAGTGACGAAGAAAGATTTTTTATATTTACTTGTGTTGAAGGACAAGGAAAAATTTCATATGAAAAAGGAGAACAAATTATAAATACTGGAGATAGTATTTTAATTCCTGCATCACTTGGTAAATATAAATTTACAGGTAATATGAAAATTTTAAAAAGTTACGTACCAAACGTAGAGAAAGTTGAAAAAGAAATATCAAGTGTAATTAAATATTAG